The DNA window TGATATGAAAAATGCTGGAGCAGTGGCATTTTATGACTACAAACACCCTATTGACGACCCAAATCTGATGAAGTTAGCGCTACAATATGCTAGTAATTTTAACGGATTGGTCTGTTCATTTCCACAGGAATCAAAGATAAGCGGATTAGGAGTTATGAATGAAAACATAACAAGCACATCATTAGGGCTAAAAGGAAATCCTGCTTTGGCAGAAGAATTGCAGGTCGCTAGAGATCTATTTATTTTAGATTACGCTGAAGCTAAACTCCATATACCAACAATATCAACTGCAAAATCAGTAGAATTGATTAGAGCAGCTAAAAAGAAAAAGTTGAATGTAACTTGTAGTGTTGCAATTCATAATTTAATTTTTACTGACGAAGAGTTATCAACTTTTAACACCAATTTTAAAGTACTACCATCTTTAAGAACTCAAAAAGATATTGATGCTTTAATTGAAGGGATTAAAGATGGTACAATTGATATGATAACAAGCGACCATAATCCAATAGACATTGAAGACAAGAAAATTGAATTTGATTATGCCAAATATGGAACAATCGGATTAGAAAGCGCATTCGGAGCATTGAATTCTATCTTTACAATTAAGAAAACAATAGAATTATTAACTAAAGGAAAAGAACGCTTCGGAATTGAATCTTCTTCAATTTCTATAGGAAACAAAGCTGATTTATCATTGTTTAATCCAAATGAGAATTCTATATTTTCAAAAGAACAAATGACATCAAGATCAAAAAATTCAATATTTGAAAACAGAGAATTAAAAGGAATAGTTTACGGGATTATCGCAAACAATAAGATGATTTTATCAAAATAACAACTTCAAACTATGCAAAACACATCAAACGACAACAATGACAGCTTAGCGATTGTTGCTTATATCACACTTATCGGAACTCTAATAGCATTCTTTATGAATCGAGAAGAGCGCAATCCACTTGTTTCCTTTCATATTCGACAAGCATTGGGTTTATGGCTACTACAAATGGTTTTAGGTTATTTTATTGGTGCTTTTAATAGTTGGATGATCTCATCGTCCTTTTGGGTTTTCTTTATCGCTTTATTTTTATATGGCATATTTGGAGCTGTTGGAAAAAAAATGAATGAAGTTCCAATTTTAGGTCCTTTCTTTCAAAAACTTTTTGCTACAATCGGACAATAATTTATGAGTTTATCCTTACATCACATTACACGACCTTCTTCATTAAAAGAAAATGCACCATTACTAATCATGTGTCATGGCTATGGTAGTGATGAAAATGATTTGTTTTCATTCGCT is part of the Psychroserpens ponticola genome and encodes:
- a CDS encoding dihydroorotase; the encoded protein is MNALVKSATIIDPKSDFHNETVDILIEKGVISNISKRISNPKNHKEIKLDNLHISQGWFDSSVSFGEPGYEERETIENGLKTAALSGFTSVAVNANTNPVIDSHADIHFLKLKAEKHATNLYPIGALTRNSDGKVLAEMFDMKNAGAVAFYDYKHPIDDPNLMKLALQYASNFNGLVCSFPQESKISGLGVMNENITSTSLGLKGNPALAEELQVARDLFILDYAEAKLHIPTISTAKSVELIRAAKKKKLNVTCSVAIHNLIFTDEELSTFNTNFKVLPSLRTQKDIDALIEGIKDGTIDMITSDHNPIDIEDKKIEFDYAKYGTIGLESAFGALNSIFTIKKTIELLTKGKERFGIESSSISIGNKADLSLFNPNENSIFSKEQMTSRSKNSIFENRELKGIVYGIIANNKMILSK